In Risungbinella massiliensis, a single window of DNA contains:
- a CDS encoding polymorphic toxin-type HINT domain-containing protein codes for MLLLYTEGDPINNIDPEGHAASWWNKFKKGAKKVGKAVYNFTIGDSIRTIKNPNSKWYEKVIAVAEILPQGKIIKGVKALSKIYKATKKAKKGTKSKKASSSGSVKKQQKTKVSNQQAKQVKQQAKWGTKKTSKVPKRSKKPKASAKRSNTKSTNKTKPKQKITCKCFTINTKVLTKDGQKKIQDLKIGDKVLAKDEKTGKQAYKAVQWLFEKKVKEVYKLYIGKEVIETTGEHPFWIQGKGWVQAKDLKSGDEVEDDEGKILVIWNIEREKKETTVYNI; via the coding sequence GTGCTGTTACTCTACACCGAAGGCGATCCGATCAATAACATCGATCCAGAAGGACATGCTGCAAGCTGGTGGAACAAGTTTAAAAAGGGTGCAAAAAAAGTTGGAAAAGCTGTCTATAACTTTACAATTGGAGATAGCATTCGAACCATTAAAAATCCCAATTCAAAATGGTATGAGAAAGTAATAGCAGTTGCTGAAATACTCCCGCAAGGGAAAATAATAAAAGGTGTCAAAGCTTTAAGTAAGATCTATAAAGCAACGAAAAAAGCCAAAAAAGGAACCAAAAGCAAGAAAGCTTCCTCTTCTGGAAGCGTGAAAAAACAACAGAAAACAAAAGTTTCGAATCAACAAGCCAAACAAGTCAAACAGCAAGCCAAATGGGGAACCAAAAAGACTTCCAAAGTACCGAAGAGAAGTAAGAAACCGAAGGCAAGTGCCAAACGAAGCAATACCAAATCTACCAACAAAACGAAGCCAAAACAAAAAATCACTTGCAAATGCTTCACCATCAACACCAAAGTCCTGACGAAAGATGGACAAAAGAAAATCCAAGACCTCAAGATTGGAGACAAAGTCCTAGCCAAAGACGAAAAGACAGGCAAACAAGCCTACAAGGCCGTCCAATGGCTATTTGAGAAGAAAGTAAAAGAGGTATACAAGCTCTACATTGGGAAAGAAGTAATTGAGACCACTGGAGAGCATCCATTCTGGATTCAAGGAAAAGGATGGGTACAAGCGAAAGACCTCAAGTCTGGTGATGAAGTAGAAGATGATGAAGGCAAGATCTTAGTCATATGGAATATCGAACGAGAGAAGAAAGAGACTACGGTCTATAACATCTAG
- a CDS encoding RHS repeat-associated core domain-containing protein, whose translation MPTLICFYEYQRDSKDEIFGIVKWVDRVEESRTYFFKDGDGKLLGLRHNDIEYYYQFNARGDVIDLTGPAGNIVVTYDYDEWGNITQITGDQALANANPYRYVGRYGVFYDGETGLYHMGWRDYDPNTGRFIVADTYEGEEDNAVTQNRYLYAEGDPVNNIASNFIPGAKLITSSVKAIKAGVKAYKTYKKIKKSPKKSLPNR comes from the coding sequence GTGCCTACTCTTATTTGTTTTTACGAGTATCAGCGAGATAGCAAAGATGAGATCTTTGGAATTGTCAAATGGGTAGACAGAGTAGAAGAGAGCCGTACCTACTTCTTCAAAGATGGAGATGGGAAGCTACTAGGACTTCGCCATAATGACATCGAATACTACTACCAGTTCAATGCTCGTGGAGACGTCATTGACCTTACCGGTCCCGCAGGGAACATCGTTGTTACCTATGACTACGACGAATGGGGCAATATCACTCAGATCACTGGAGACCAAGCGCTAGCAAATGCCAACCCATACCGCTATGTAGGGCGCTACGGAGTCTTCTATGATGGAGAAACTGGGCTCTACCACATGGGCTGGAGAGATTACGACCCTAATACAGGACGCTTTATCGTTGCGGACACGTACGAAGGCGAAGAAGACAACGCTGTTACCCAAAACCGTTACCTCTACGCTGAAGGTGATCCAGTCAACAACATCGCCTCCAACTTTATCCCAGGAGCAAAGCTGATCACCTCTAGTGTGAAGGCAATTAAAGCTGGGGTAAAAGCTTACAAGACCTATAAAAAGATCAAGAAATCGCCAAAAAAATCCCTGCCCAATCGCTGA
- a CDS encoding RHS repeat-associated core domain-containing protein — translation MTKLENGTTTKKVAYEYDQEGNRLAQTVDDHIRYEFQRDSKDEIFGIVKWVDGVEESRTYFFKDGDGKLLGLRHNDIEYYYQFNARGDVIALTDPAGNVVVTYDYDEWGNITQITGDQALANANPYHYVGRYGVFYDGETGLYHMGWRDYDPTTGRFIVADTYEGEEDNAVTQNRYLYAEGDPVNNIASNFIPGAKLITSSVKAIKAGVKAYKTYKKIKKIAKKVPAVSLKRMRKAKVSVQKSRTVVKGTKKVSKVTKHSKKPTKASSKRATQQKKPVNKQKPKPNQSSPHDVQSYKGQRQFYTDDISHVTGKASKARNKTIESIIKEDMPNIKFTHVPEYSPFINTGVAKRGVGTQLGKKSFSSREDLRNVIIHEELHHRWWKRGINTAHHSNDYVENERFYEVIKRYERMRGWKK, via the coding sequence TTGACCAAGCTTGAGAACGGGACTACAACCAAAAAGGTAGCCTACGAGTACGACCAAGAAGGCAACCGTTTAGCCCAAACAGTCGATGATCACATCCGTTATGAGTTCCAGCGAGATAGCAAAGATGAGATCTTTGGAATTGTCAAATGGGTAGACGGAGTAGAAGAGAGCCGTACCTACTTCTTCAAAGATGGAGATGGCAAGCTACTAGGACTTCGTCACAACGACATTGAATACTACTATCAGTTCAATGCTCGTGGAGATGTTATCGCCCTTACCGATCCTGCAGGGAACGTCGTCGTTACTTACGACTACGATGAGTGGGGCAATATCACTCAGATCACGGGAGATCAGGCTCTAGCAAATGCCAACCCATACCACTATGTAGGGCGTTATGGAGTTTTCTATGATGGGGAAACTGGACTTTACCACATGGGCTGGCGAGACTATGACCCTACCACGGGACGATTTATTGTAGCGGATACCTATGAAGGGGAAGAAGACAACGCTGTTACCCAAAACCGCTATCTCTACGCTGAAGGAGATCCAGTTAACAACATCGCCTCCAACTTTATCCCAGGAGCAAAGCTGATCACCTCTAGTGTGAAGGCAATTAAAGCTGGGGTAAAAGCTTACAAGACCTATAAAAAGATCAAGAAGATCGCCAAGAAAGTCCCTGCTGTTTCGCTCAAACGAATGCGAAAAGCAAAAGTATCTGTCCAGAAGAGTAGGACAGTAGTAAAAGGGACGAAAAAGGTTTCGAAGGTAACCAAGCATAGTAAGAAGCCAACAAAAGCAAGTAGTAAACGAGCCACTCAGCAGAAAAAACCAGTTAATAAGCAGAAGCCAAAACCAAACCAGTCTTCACCACATGATGTACAATCATATAAGGGGCAAAGACAGTTCTATACAGATGACATTTCCCATGTAACAGGTAAGGCTTCAAAGGCGAGAAACAAAACGATAGAATCAATAATAAAGGAAGATATGCCTAACATTAAATTTACACATGTTCCAGAATATAGCCCTTTTATAAATACGGGTGTTGCAAAAAGGGGAGTAGGGACGCAATTAGGGAAGAAATCCTTTTCATCAAGAGAAGATCTTAGAAATGTAATAATTCATGAAGAATTACACCACCGTTGGTGGAAAAGAGGTATTAATACTGCTCATCATTCCAATGATTATGTAGAAAATGAGCGTTTTTATGAAGTGATTAAAAGATATGAACGTATGAGAGGTTGGAAAAAGTAA
- a CDS encoding RHS repeat-associated core domain-containing protein, with the protein MARHFSTPMWVDGVEESRTYFFRDGDGDLVGLRHNDLEYYYQFNGRGDVIAITDPVGNVVVTYDYDEWGNITQITGDQALAGANPFRYVGQYGVFHDSETGLYYMGWRDYDPTTGRFIVADTYEGEEDSAVTLHRRRSDQ; encoded by the coding sequence ATGGCAAGACACTTCAGTACACCCATGTGGGTAGATGGAGTAGAAGAGAGCCGAACCTACTTCTTCCGAGATGGAGACGGAGACCTAGTAGGACTGCGACACAACGATCTAGAATATTACTACCAATTCAACGGACGTGGAGATGTTATCGCCATCACCGATCCCGTAGGGAACGTGGTTGTCACCTATGACTACGATGAATGGGGTAATATCACCCAGATCACGGGAGACCAAGCACTAGCGGGTGCCAACCCATTCCGCTATGTCGGACAATATGGAGTCTTCCATGACAGCGAGACCGGGCTCTACTACATGGGCTGGCGAGACTATGATCCTACCACTGGGCGATTCATTGTGGCAGATACCTACGAAGGCGAAGAAGATAGTGCTGTTACTCTACACCGAAGGCGATCCGATCAATAA
- a CDS encoding RHS repeat-associated core domain-containing protein — protein sequence MRKAKISVQKSRTVVKGTKKVSKVTKRSKKPTKASSKRTTQKAKPVNKQKPSSTTKKGCGKCFTLNTKVLTNKGQKKIQDIKIGDKVLAKDLQGTVIASYTYYSDGLGRTKTTPATGTITYHYDQNNNVSYETNENNVMIAYYTYNGLQPVSMNRDGQLYYFKLNGHGDETALTDANGNILSTYEYDAFGNVVAQTGTVDSPFRYAGYRYDTESGLYYLQARYYNPDTGRFLTLDPDPGDADDPKTQNGYSNVSNDPVNKFDPDGESWKKKAVETVWRFVQPYVKSSWAWGKRKVKSGWESVKRNFRIVSKKLEN from the coding sequence ATGCGAAAAGCTAAAATATCTGTCCAGAAAAGCAGGACAGTTGTAAAAGGGACGAAAAAAGTTTCCAAGGTAACCAAGCGTAGTAAGAAGCCGACAAAGGCAAGTAGTAAGCGAACAACACAAAAAGCTAAACCAGTAAACAAGCAGAAGCCAAGTTCCACAACGAAAAAAGGGTGTGGAAAATGCTTCACTTTAAATACCAAAGTTCTTACCAACAAAGGACAAAAGAAAATCCAAGATATTAAGATCGGAGATAAAGTCTTAGCAAAAGACCTACAAGGAACTGTAATCGCATCCTATACCTACTACTCAGATGGACTAGGTCGTACCAAAACAACTCCCGCTACAGGTACCATTACGTATCACTATGATCAGAACAACAATGTTTCTTATGAGACCAATGAAAACAATGTAATGATCGCCTACTATACCTATAATGGACTACAACCAGTATCCATGAACCGGGATGGACAACTCTATTACTTTAAGTTAAATGGTCATGGTGATGAAACGGCATTAACGGATGCCAATGGAAATATCTTATCTACCTATGAATATGATGCATTTGGTAATGTAGTAGCGCAAACTGGAACAGTGGATAGTCCTTTCCGCTATGCTGGTTATCGGTATGATACAGAATCTGGACTATACTATTTGCAAGCTAGATACTATAATCCAGACACAGGAAGATTTTTGACATTAGATCCTGATCCTGGGGATGCAGATGATCCGAAGACACAGAATGGATATAGTAATGTAAGTAATGATCCTGTTAATAAGTTCGATCCGGATGGTGAATCTTGGAAGAAAAAAGCAGTTGAAACAGTTTGGCGTTTTGTGCAACCCTATGTGAAAAGCAGTTGGGCTTGGGGTAAACGTAAAGTAAAGTCGGGTTGGGAGTCAGTAAAAAGAAATTTCCGTATCGTATCGAAAAAATTGGAAAACTGA
- a CDS encoding polymorphic toxin-type HINT domain-containing protein, with protein sequence MKGRNNAGSLVVDLAYTYTDTEQISQITNAGVVKGKYTYTTNGFLKTVEANGKTLQYTHDGMGNILKTENLTTGKVKDEFTYIGDNRISERKEYDDINGNLLGTTNFVFNESGSLSQSIRTEAGTNKKTEQNYIYNNEDMLVSFTKLENGTTTKKVAYEYDEDGNRLVSTVDDRLRYEYQRDSNDDIFGIVKWVDGVEESRTYFFRDGDGDLLGLRHNDLEYYYQFNGRGDVIAITDPVGNVVVTYDYDEWGNITQIMGDQALANANPFRYVGQYGVFHDSETGLYYMGWRDYDPTTGRFIVADTYEGEEDSAVTQNRYLYAEGDPINNIDAEGHAASWWNKFKKGAKKVGKAVYNFTIGDSIRTIKNPKSKWYEKVIAVAEILPQGKIIKGVKALSKIYKATKKAKKGTKSKKASSSGSVKKQQKTKVVKQQVKQQAKGGTKKTSKVTKHSKKPTKASSKRPPKQTKQPPKPKSQSKPKPKQKITCKCFTINTKVLTKDGQKKIQDLKIGDKVLAKDEKTGKQAYKAVQWLFEKKVKEVYKLYIGKEVIETTGEHPFWIQGKGWVQAKDLKSGDEVEDDEGKILVIWNIEREKKETTVYNISVEDFHTFYVTDLKVFTHNCGPSKKTKQGPKNETYAPKPVKPQDAVDKWEEFLGEGPYTNKHPRTGEPDLDRIISKDGKRSIRYGNHEMNGKPTKHHYHEETWIYDEKNDVMDVVNVVIRVPIIGKKKGKK encoded by the coding sequence ATGAAAGGGCGAAACAATGCCGGATCCTTGGTAGTAGACCTAGCCTACACTTACACCGATACCGAGCAGATCTCCCAGATCACCAATGCTGGTGTGGTCAAAGGTAAATACACCTACACAACCAATGGGTTCTTGAAGACCGTCGAAGCAAATGGCAAGACACTTCAGTACACCCATGACGGAATGGGGAACATCCTCAAAACCGAGAATTTGACCACCGGCAAGGTAAAAGACGAGTTCACCTATATCGGAGATAATCGGATCTCCGAGCGTAAAGAGTACGACGATATCAATGGGAATCTCCTAGGCACCACCAACTTCGTCTTTAACGAGAGTGGTAGTCTTTCGCAGTCTATTCGTACTGAAGCAGGAACCAACAAGAAGACCGAGCAAAACTACATCTACAACAACGAAGACATGCTCGTTTCCTTCACCAAGCTAGAGAACGGGACCACAACGAAAAAGGTCGCTTACGAGTATGACGAAGACGGCAACCGCCTTGTCTCGACGGTAGATGATCGACTCCGTTATGAGTACCAACGAGACAGCAACGATGATATCTTTGGCATTGTCAAATGGGTAGATGGAGTAGAAGAGAGCCGTACCTACTTCTTCCGAGATGGAGACGGCGACCTACTAGGACTCCGACACAACGATCTGGAATACTACTACCAATTCAACGGACGTGGAGATGTCATTGCTATCACTGATCCTGTAGGGAATGTGGTCGTCACCTATGATTACGACGAATGGGGCAATATCACCCAGATTATGGGAGATCAAGCGTTAGCCAATGCCAACCCATTCCGCTACGTCGGACAATATGGAGTCTTCCATGACAGCGAGACCGGGCTCTACTACATGGGCTGGCGAGACTATGATCCTACCACTGGGCGATTCATTGTGGCAGATACCTACGAAGGCGAAGAAGATAGTGCTGTTACCCAAAACCGCTACCTCTACGCCGAAGGCGATCCGATCAATAACATCGATGCAGAAGGACATGCTGCAAGCTGGTGGAACAAGTTTAAAAAGGGTGCAAAAAAAGTTGGAAAAGCTGTCTATAACTTTACAATTGGAGATAGCATTCGAACTATTAAAAACCCTAAATCCAAATGGTATGAAAAAGTAATAGCAGTTGCTGAAATACTTCCGCAAGGGAAAATAATAAAAGGTGTCAAAGCTTTAAGTAAGATCTATAAAGCAACGAAAAAAGCCAAAAAAGGAACCAAAAGCAAGAAAGCTTCCTCTTCTGGAAGCGTGAAAAAGCAACAGAAAACAAAAGTGGTCAAACAACAAGTCAAACAGCAAGCCAAAGGGGGAACCAAAAAGACTTCCAAAGTAACCAAGCATAGTAAGAAGCCGACGAAGGCGAGTAGTAAGAGACCACCTAAGCAAACGAAACAACCGCCTAAACCAAAGTCACAGTCGAAACCAAAGCCAAAACAAAAAATCACTTGCAAATGCTTCACCATCAACACCAAAGTCCTGACGAAAGATGGACAAAAGAAAATCCAAGACCTCAAGATTGGAGACAAAGTCCTAGCCAAAGACGAAAAGACAGGCAAACAAGCCTACAAGGCCGTCCAATGGCTATTTGAGAAGAAAGTAAAAGAGGTATACAAGCTCTACATTGGGAAAGAAGTAATTGAGACCACTGGAGAGCATCCATTCTGGATTCAAGGAAAAGGATGGGTACAAGCGAAAGACCTCAAGTCTGGTGATGAAGTAGAAGACGATGAAGGCAAGATCTTAGTCATATGGAATATCGAACGAGAGAAGAAAGAGACTACGGTCTATAACATCTCGGTAGAGGATTTCCATACCTTCTATGTAACGGATTTGAAGGTTTTCACGCATAATTGTGGACCATCTAAAAAAACTAAACAAGGGCCTAAGAATGAAACATATGCTCCAAAACCTGTTAAACCACAAGATGCAGTAGACAAATGGGAAGAGTTTTTGGGAGAAGGTCCTTATACAAATAAACATCCTCGAACAGGAGAACCTGATCTTGATCGAATTATTTCCAAAGATGGAAAAAGAAGTATTAGATACGGAAATCATGAGATGAATGGTAAACCAACAAAACATCATTATCATGAAGAAACTTGGATTTATGATGAGAAAAATGATGTAATGGATGTAGTAAATGTAGTGATTCGTGTACCGATAATTGGGAAAAAGAAAGGGAAAAAATGA